The proteins below are encoded in one region of Catharus ustulatus isolate bCatUst1 chromosome 21, bCatUst1.pri.v2, whole genome shotgun sequence:
- the CYSRT1 gene encoding cysteine-rich tail protein 1, giving the protein MDRGVTVENPYASVNIPREQFQQSFITRYLRDEPTIITNPAAVPSYGTEEQTDLANGWSSPTISTDKSWSRPYNPYASLRMTNGDSSASFYTVTLDKPPKGQEQGAGRRCGCCSCCSCCPKCCCVIS; this is encoded by the coding sequence ATGGATCGGGGAGTCACTGTGGAGAACCCCTACGCCAGTGTCAACATCCCACGGGAACAGTTCCAGCAAAGCTTCATCACTCGCTACCTGAGAGATGAGCCCACCATCATCACCAACCCTGCAGCCGTGCCCTCCTACGGCACAGAGGAGCAGACAGACCTTGCTaatggctggagcagcccaaCCATCTCCACAGACAAGTCCTGGTCCCGTCCCTACAACCCCTACGCCAGCCTGAGGATGACCAATGGGGACTCATCTGCCTCCTTCTACACTGTGACTCTGGACAAGCCACCCAagggccaggagcagggggctggcaggcggtgtggctgctgcagctgctgctcctgctgcccaaaatgctgctgtgtAATCTCCTAA
- the LOC117005520 gene encoding RING finger protein 224-like, with product MSQAGGSSRAEDLGPCVGAHSRTPSRGSQRVECIICYSSYDLGVRLPRRLYCGHTFCQACLKRLDAVTNEQRWIPCPQCRQNTPTPRGGVTMLDLDLATFLAVKADREQPRVAGRSPPALPAKGSCKEQAVTEQPAGLCPEPVPPALFPRRGCCRLCLCCGVTAALES from the coding sequence atgTCGCAGGCCGGTGGCAGCTCCCGGGCGGAGGATTTGGGGCCGTGTGTCGGGGCGCACTCGCGCACCCCGAGCCGGGGCAGCCAGCGCGTCGAGTGCATCATCTGCTACTCCTCCTACGACCTGGGCGTGCGGCTGCCGCGGCGCCTCTACTGCGGCCACACGTTCTGCCAGGCGTGCCTGAAGCGCCTGGACGCCGTCACCAACGAGCAGCGCTGGATCCCGTGCCCGCAGTGTCGCCAGAACACGCCCACGCCGCGCGGCGGGGTCACCATGCTCGACCTCGACCTGGCCACCTTCCTCGCCGTCAAGGCTGACCGGGAGCAGCCGCGGGTGGCCGGCAGGTCCCCGCCCGCCCTGCCCGCCAAGGGCTCGTGCAAGGAGCAGGCGGTGACCGAGCAGCCGgcggggctgtgcccagagccgGTGCCCCCTGCGCTGTTCCCCCGGCGCGGCTGCTGCcgcctgtgcctgtgctgcggAGTGACCGCGGCCTTGGAGAGCTGA